Proteins from one Algicella marina genomic window:
- a CDS encoding sulfotransferase family 2 domain-containing protein codes for MMILPELRLAFVHIYKTGGTSLTQLLAPHTWPRFRMPETRMSGPGFQGTWHFKGQQHARFNHPNAGFPPGQRDHMDEYRFLAVVRDPYTWSHSVYKEFFSTDYGDNNGSNFLFGQVKPNRTLEDFHAFARAFKPGHKEMYGLDTQSAFLEGIPSEQLHLIRFENYDAEVRRVLPELGVEVDELPHSLDRGDSKRIEAEALRSNRGHVEFCNEFYAEDFENFGYEMVDASKLG; via the coding sequence ATGATGATCCTGCCCGAGCTTCGCCTCGCATTCGTCCATATCTACAAGACCGGCGGCACCTCCCTGACCCAGTTGCTGGCGCCGCACACCTGGCCACGGTTCCGCATGCCGGAAACGCGGATGAGCGGGCCGGGTTTTCAGGGCACCTGGCACTTCAAGGGCCAGCAACACGCCCGCTTCAACCACCCCAATGCCGGCTTCCCGCCGGGCCAGCGCGACCACATGGACGAATACCGGTTTCTCGCCGTTGTCCGCGACCCGTATACGTGGAGCCATTCGGTCTACAAGGAATTCTTCTCCACCGATTACGGCGACAACAACGGCTCCAATTTTCTGTTCGGCCAGGTCAAGCCGAACCGCACGCTGGAAGATTTTCATGCCTTCGCCCGCGCCTTCAAGCCGGGTCACAAGGAGATGTACGGGCTGGACACCCAGTCCGCATTCCTTGAAGGCATCCCGAGCGAACAGCTTCACCTCATCCGCTTCGAAAACTACGATGCGGAAGTCCGCCGGGTTCTGCCCGAGCTGGGCGTGGAAGTGGACGAACTGCCCCATTCCCTCGACCGCGGCGACTCCAAGCGTATCGAGGCAGAGGCCCTGCGCAGCAACCGCGGCCACGTCGAATTCTGCAACGAATTCTACGCCGAGGATTTCGAGAATTTCGGCTACGAGATGGTTGACGCCTCGAAACTGGGCTGA